A window of Cytobacillus sp. FSL H8-0458 genomic DNA:
CATTCAAAATAAACAAAGCGATATAAATACCTGAAATATATATGGCACTTGTAAAAAAGGTTGCCAATACGGTCACATAAAGCTCACGTATGGCTTCGGTATCATTAGTTATACGTGCAACCACCTTGCCTGCCGGAAGATTATCAAAATAACTGATTGGCAGCCTTTGTATCTGCCCAAAGACATCCTCTCTCATTTGCTGGATAATCCTATTTGCTGACTTTTGCAGAAAAAACCTCTGACCGTACTGAAAAAATGCAGCGATAACCAGTAATCCAAAGTAAAAGGCCAAAAGCTGAACAATTTTAGGAATCTCGGGTGAATAGAATAGCATCAATTCTTTACCAGTCAATACCTTCCCTGCATAGGTTTCGGTTTGGCCGCTTTTTTCAATAAAGAGTTTGCCCTCTTTGAAGGTTCGCTCTCCATCAAAAGCAATGTCACCCCTTATAAAGACGAATTGGCTACCAGCCTGCAGGATGCGTGCCTGATCTATTTTCCGCTCACCCTGATCAAGGTTTTGCTCCTTTTTGTAAAACTGACCATCATACTCCACACCATCTTTTCCGTCTTCTGTCTGATACCAGACAGATTCTATGCCAAGGATATGGTCATCAATCATCTTCTTCGCGATGAAAGGCCCCGCCAGATCTGCTGCTACAGCGACTGTAAGCATCAGCAGTGCAGCAATAATCGTTTTTTTATAATGAAGTGCATACTGGAATAACCGCTTTCCTGTGGTCATGAAAGCACCTCCTCTTCAGCAGATGTTTGAGTCTGCTGCCTCAAAAATTGTTCCTTGTACCATCCATTCATAGCCATTAGGTCTTCATGAGTGCCTTCTTCTGCTATCATGCCTTCATCAAGGACGATAATTTGATCGGCGTGCTGGACTGCTGACATCCTGTGAGTCGTAATGATCGTCGTTTTCCCTTTGCGCTCAGTCCGGATATTATCAATAATTTTCTTCTCTGTTTTAGCATCAACGGCTGAAAGAGAGTCATCAAGGATCAGAATTTCCGGATCCTTCACAAGGGCACGTGCAATCGAAATCCGCTGTTTTTGCCCTCCTGATAAGGCCACTCCTTTTTCACCGACCATTGTTTCAAGCCCTTCCGGCAGAAGCTCAAGGTCTTTTCGGAAAGCTGCCAAATCAATCGCTTTTTGCATATCCTCTTCAGTTGCTTCCTCTTTTCCAAAAAGGATGTTTTCCCGTACAGTCCTGGAGAAAAGAACATGATCCTGTGGAACATAACCGATCCATCCCCTCGTTCTTTCAAGCTCCTGTTCTTCAATCGGAACATCAGCAATCGCAAGCTTCCCTTTGCCGGACGGATATTCTCTTAATAGCTGCTTTATAAAAGTGGTCTTCCCGCTTCCTGTTTTTCCTACAATGCCCAGCGTTTCCCCGCGTTCAATATGCAGCTTAATCCCTGTGAGATTAGCCGTTTTTGAGGAAGGATATTGGAAATGAACATCCTTGAAGATAACATTGGCAGGGACATCAACGATAGACGGGTTTTCAGGATTCACAATATCCTGCTTAGCGGACAATGTTTCCTGTACCCGGTCAAGGGAAGCATTTCCCCTTTGCATGACATTAATTAATTCTCCAATAGCAAACATTGGCCAAATCAGCATGCCTAAATACACATTAAAGGACACGAGCTGGCCAAGGGTGATGGTTTGGTGGAAAACAAGATAAGCACCGTATCCAAGTCCTATCAGATAGCTTAGGCCCACAATCACCTTTATCGTCGGCTCAAATAGTGAATCAATTTTGGCCACTTCAATATTTTTGCTGTATACATCTTCAGTGAGTTCATGGAAACGCTGCTGATCTGCTCTTTCCTGAACATAAGCGCGCACCACCCGAACTCCCGAAACAGATTCAAGAACCCGGTCATTTAGTTCCCCGAAGGCATCCTGTGCGCTCATAAACCGCGTATGAATCTTCTTCCCGTAAATTTTTATCAGATAGGCCATGATAGGCAGAGGCAATATTGCAGCAAAGGTTAGTTTCCAGCTAACAAGAAATCCCATCGTAAACAATATTGTCAGCATAAATACACTGGAATCCACCAGTGTTAATATTCCGAAACCGGCCGTTACCGAAATAGCTTTTAAATCATTTGTTGCCCTGGCCATTAAATCGCCGGTCCGGTTTTTCTCGAAAAATGTTGGGGTCATTTTCAATAGGTGACCCATAAACTGTGAACGCAGTTTTCTTTCAACCAGGAATGCCCCCCCGAAGAGCTGGTACATCCAGATATAAGTTATTGCGTAGGACACGATTGTGATGACTGCCAATAAACCAAGGTATTCCATTATTTTAGCACTGCTCATCTGACCCAAGTGGATATCATCAATTGCCATTCCCACAAGCCTTGGAGGCATGACATCAAGAATTCCGACAATGATCAGCAGAGAAATGGCAATTGTATACCTTTTCCAGTTTTCTTTAAAAAACCAGCTTAATTTTCCCAAAATCGAAAACAACGTTCTCTCCCCTTTCCGGTATGAAGCTCACGTTTCTAATGAGAGCTTTCATACATAAACCAGCAGCAAATTCATAACTAGCCTCCATCCAGATCCTCCGGCAAAATTGTTTTTCTTTTCATTCTTACGGCATTCATAAAATTTTCCTCCTTTTTTGTATAGCTGCCGAAAACAGCCGCTCTTAAAACTTAAATATATGGAAACAGGCAATGCCTGTATTTCCTATTGGTGATAATTGATAATTGAGACGAAAAAAAGACATACCGCGGCATGCGATATGTCTTAAGAGACAAAAAAGCCCACGTTACGAAATGTAACCTGTGCTCCTTCAAAATAAATGTGCAGGCAGATCCTGTTTACATTTTTAAATGTTCTAAAGGAGAGGTTACAAACTTTAATTTTTGTGTTGTTGTTTGATGATGAATTAAGATCATTTTGTAGCCCTCCTTTTCATTTTTTTCCATATTGGTAAGATTATCACCGCTTACACTAAAAGTCAATCAGCTTTTTACCTACTTTTAAAAATTTTCTGTCATCGATATATTAAAAAAAAGGATCCACTGGGATCCTTTACGAAGCCAATCTTCTTTTTTGCCCGTTGATGAAGTCGATGGTTATCCTGTTAAAGGCATCAGGTTTGTCAATGTTGCATACATGTCCTGCACCTGTAATGATTTTGACTGAAGCTGTTTTAGCTTTTTGGGCAATGCTTTTTACAGACTTAATAAACAAATGGTCTTCCTGTCCCATAATAAAAAGGGTAGGGATGTGAGAAATGCTGGATTGGATTTTTCCCAGGTACGGATTAACCGATTTTGTTAAGGACAGCCAGTTGATGAATTCTTTTTGGCACATTTTTGCTGCCTGCCTTACAAAGGCATGTCTTGATTCAAGATGGTTTCTTTTTGGCATGATAATCCAAGCAAAAAGCTTATAAAGCAACATATATGGCAGCATATACTTAGTCAAATTAGCAATTGCTATCAAAAACCTTGTGCGCCAGTTCAATTCAGTAATGGCACCGCCCAGAATCATGGAAGCAACTCTTTCCGGATGATTCTGCGCGATTGTCTGTATCACTATAGTCCCAAGCGAGATTCCGACAAAGTGGGAGTCTGTGATATGAAGATGATCGAGCACATCCACTATATCCTGAGAAACTTCTGTAAAATGATCTCCTTCTTCCCAGGTGCCCCTTCCAGATTGACCATGCCCCCGCAGATCGACCAGCAGAACATTGAAATGCTTTTTGTACTCTCTCATTTGTTTATACCAGATTGCAGAGCTGCCCCCTGCACCATGAACAAAGGTAACCCATGGCAGGGACTCATCTTTCACATACGTACGGTAATATAGCATATATACTCCAATCCACATTCTAGTGTCATTTTCTTAGTTTTGTTTTTAAAGAAGTTTCATTCTATTGTAAAGGATTTCGGCGAAAAATGCTTATAATATCACAAAAAATTCACTAGATTCTTTTCAAGTATTTTCTGCCAAATATTCATAAACAAACCTTTCCCTATTTAGGACATTAAAAAACCAGCTAATTCTATGTCAGCTGGTTCTTCTCCTGCTATTCTTCAATTATTGCTGCAGTCCCATAGGCTATGATTTCCGCAGCATTCTGCATAACTGCTGAGGTTTGCAGCCGCATTCCGATGATTGCGTTGGCCCCTTTTGCCTTTGCATCTTCAACCATTCTGCCAATTGCCTTCTGTCTGGCTTCATCCATCATTTCAGTAT
This region includes:
- a CDS encoding alpha/beta fold hydrolase, which produces MLYYRTYVKDESLPWVTFVHGAGGSSAIWYKQMREYKKHFNVLLVDLRGHGQSGRGTWEEGDHFTEVSQDIVDVLDHLHITDSHFVGISLGTIVIQTIAQNHPERVASMILGGAITELNWRTRFLIAIANLTKYMLPYMLLYKLFAWIIMPKRNHLESRHAFVRQAAKMCQKEFINWLSLTKSVNPYLGKIQSSISHIPTLFIMGQEDHLFIKSVKSIAQKAKTASVKIITGAGHVCNIDKPDAFNRITIDFINGQKRRLAS
- a CDS encoding ABC transporter ATP-binding protein produces the protein MFSILGKLSWFFKENWKRYTIAISLLIIVGILDVMPPRLVGMAIDDIHLGQMSSAKIMEYLGLLAVITIVSYAITYIWMYQLFGGAFLVERKLRSQFMGHLLKMTPTFFEKNRTGDLMARATNDLKAISVTAGFGILTLVDSSVFMLTILFTMGFLVSWKLTFAAILPLPIMAYLIKIYGKKIHTRFMSAQDAFGELNDRVLESVSGVRVVRAYVQERADQQRFHELTEDVYSKNIEVAKIDSLFEPTIKVIVGLSYLIGLGYGAYLVFHQTITLGQLVSFNVYLGMLIWPMFAIGELINVMQRGNASLDRVQETLSAKQDIVNPENPSIVDVPANVIFKDVHFQYPSSKTANLTGIKLHIERGETLGIVGKTGSGKTTFIKQLLREYPSGKGKLAIADVPIEEQELERTRGWIGYVPQDHVLFSRTVRENILFGKEEATEEDMQKAIDLAAFRKDLELLPEGLETMVGEKGVALSGGQKQRISIARALVKDPEILILDDSLSAVDAKTEKKIIDNIRTERKGKTTIITTHRMSAVQHADQIIVLDEGMIAEEGTHEDLMAMNGWYKEQFLRQQTQTSAEEEVLS
- a CDS encoding YbjQ family protein — translated: MIIVTTDTVSGKEIKEIKGFVRGSTVQTKHIGKDILAGLKTIVGGEIGEYTEMMDEARQKAIGRMVEDAKAKGANAIIGMRLQTSAVMQNAAEIIAYGTAAIIEE